Part of the Imperialibacter roseus genome, GGCATTGTAAGAGGAAGCGCTACCCTGGTGACGCTCAGCGATGGCCCGGTGAACGAAGTGATTGTGAAAGAAAGAGCAGCTGCCAACTATGCATTCGACAAAGGTAGCTCCACTCAAAACTACCCTAACTCGATCATGGGCTATGTGGCGTTGCTTCGCCAAACCTATTACGATGCCCAGTGGTACACATCACCCCTCAACAAGGTGCAAACCAATGTGAGCCTTGAGGCATTCAATGCCTTGCAGGGCTTGCCACAAATTTTCGAAACTGATAACAAGCTGAGACTTCTCCTGGCTGACAAAGTTGGCGATGAATTCGGCGTTCAGTACATCATCAAAGGCTCGGGCGATGAGTACCAGCGCATCAACGAAGTGAAGGCCACGAAGGCTTCTCTGATCATTCCGGTGAACTACCCGGCTGCCTACGATGTGGACGACCCCTACGATGCATTGAATGTGTCGCTTTCTCAGCTGAAACACTGGGAGCTTGCTCCTGCCAACGCCGCAACGGTAGCCAAAAACGGCATCACCTTTGCCTTTACTGCCAGCGACCTGAAAGACCCGGCTGACTTTTTGCCAAACGTGAGAAAAGCCATTAAGTATGGCTTGAGCGAGCAGGAAGCGCTGAAAGCGATTACATACACTCCTGCATCACTTTTGAAGGCAGCAGACAAAGTAGGCAGTCTGAAAAAAGGCATGCTGGCCAACTTCCTGATTACTTCGGGCAACCTGTTTGACGAGAAAACAGCTATCTACGAAAACTGGGTGCAGGGCAATAAGTATGAGGTTACAGATATGAACGCCCCCGATTATGCCGGCAACTATGAGTTGAGCTACTCAGGCAGCAGCTATACATTGGAGATTTCAGGCAAAGCAGGTTCGCAGAAGGCTAAAGTGAAAGTGAACGACTCCACTTCTGTAGATGCAAAAACAACCATTGACGGACAGAACATCAGCCTCAGCTTCCAGCCTGAAAAAAAGAAAGAGGGCAATATCAGGTTAAGTGGCTGGTTGAACGGTAAAAACTTCAAAGGCGATGGTCAGCTGGAAAACGGTGACTGGATCAAGTGGACAGCTACTTACCAGAGTGCCATTGAAGAGAAGGAGAAGAAAGAGGACGGAAACAGCGACAAAGCTCCCGACCTTGGTAAGATCATGTATCCTTTTGTTGCTTTCGGTAACGAAGAGCTTCCAACAGCCAAAACATACCTGATCAAAGGCGCTACTGTTTGGACCAGCGAAGATGCCGGCAAGCTGGAAAGCACTGATGTGTTGGTACAAAACGGCAAGATTGCGCAGGTAGGCAAGGGGCTATCCGCTCCGGCTGGCGCAGTAACTATCGATGGTGCAGGCAAGCACCTGACACCAGGCATTATCGACGAGCACACACACATTGCCCTTAGCGGCGTGAATGAGGGCTCTGAGGCTGTTACTTCTGAGGTTCGTCAGGAAGATGCGATTGACTCTGAAGACTCCGATATCTACCGTCAGCTGGCTGGTGGTGTGGTGGCTGCTCAGCTATTGCATGGCTCGGCCAACCCTATTGGCGGCCAGTCGGCATTGATCAAGTTCCGCTGGGGCGCTGCGCCTCAGGATCTGCTCATCAAAGGAGCCGACAAGTACATCAAGTTTGCTTTGGGCGAAAACGTGAAGCAATCAAACAGACCTCCTACCAGCAATATCCGTTTCCCTCAAACCCGTATGGGTGTGGAGCAGGTAATGGCGGATGCATTCACCAGAGCCGGAGAATATGATAAGGAGTGGAAAGCCTACAATGGCCTTTCAGCCAAAGCAAAGGCAACAGCTGTGAAGCCACGCAAAGACCTTGAGCTGGATGCACTGGCTGAAATATTAAACAAACAACGTTTTGTGACTTGCCACTCTTATGTGCAGCCTGAAATCAATATGATGATGAAAGTGGCTGAGCGTTTCAACTTCCGTGTAAACACGTTCACTCACATTTTGGAAGGCTACAAAGTAGCTGATAAAATGGCCGAGCATGGCGTGGGTGGTGGTACTTTTGCCGACTGGTGGCAGTACAAATACGAAGTGCGTGAGGCGATTCCTTACAACGCTGCGCTGATGACCATGGCCGGCGTAACCGTGGCCATCAACTCCGACGACGCTGAAATGGCCCGCCGCCTGAACCAGGAAGCTGCCAAATCGATCAAGTATGCCGACATGGGCGAGTTAGAAGCCATAAAAATGGTGACCATCAATCCAGCGAAACTGCTTCACCTCGACAGCAGAATGGGCAGCATTAAAGTAGGCAAAGACGCCGACCTTGTGTTATGGAACGAGCATCCGCTTTCAATTTATGCGAAGCCAGAGAAAACCATGGTAGATGGCATTGTGTACTTCGATATTGAGAAAGATGCACAAATGAGAGATGCCATTCAGGATGAAAGAGCCAGGATTATTGCCAAAATGAAGTCGGCGAAGGCTTCTGGTGCTCCAACGCAAAGACCAAGCCGTCAGTACAAGCACAGATGGGATTGCGAAGACGAATACCTTGGCGACATGATCAAAGCTTCGCAGGAAGACTAATCGTCCACTTTAAAAGCTAAACGAGATGAAAAAATTAAAATATATAATTGCTGCCTGTTTGCTGATAACAGCGCAGGCCAAAGCTCAGGTGCCTGAGCCTGTAGGGCCACAGGAAAAACCTATCCTGCTAATGAATGGCACGGCGCATATTGGCAATGGCCAGGTGATCGAAAACTCATTTGTGACTTTTGAGAACGGTAAAATCACCAACGTGGGCGATGCCACCGTTGTGCGGTTAGACATGACCAAGTTTGAAGTGATCAATATTGCAGGCAAGCATGTATATCCGGGCTTGATTCTGCCTAATACAGTGCTCGGTTTGGAGGATATTTCTTCGGTGCGAGCGTCTATTGACAGCGAGGAAGTTGGCGACTTGAATCCACATGTAAGGAGTCTGGTTGCTTACAATACAGATTCTGAAGTGATTGCTACGTTGCGCTACAACGGCATTTTGCTTGCGCAGAGCACCCCTCAGGGCGATCTGGTTACGGGCACTTCTTCCATTATGATGCTGGAAGGCTGGAACTGGGAGGATGCTCAGTACAAAGCCGACGATGCCATTCACCTGAACTGGCCTACCAAGACTTTTGCACCACGCTGGTGGATGGGCGAGACGGAGCCAAGAAAGAACCCTAATTACCAGTCGTCTATTGACAAGCTGGAAAAGTTTTTTGCTGACGCAAAAGCCTACAGCGAAGGACAGCCCGCCGTGACCAACCAAAGACTGGAAGCGATGAAAGGCTTGTTTACCGGAGCGCAGAAGCTGTTTGTTCATGCCGATAGGAGGGTGGAGATCATGGAGGGTATTCAGTTTGCCAAGGCAAGTGGTGCCACCAGCATCGTTCTTGTGGGCGGAACCGACGCAGGCAACTGCATCGATTTTCTGAAAGACAACAACATTCCGGTGTTGCTGACAGATGTGCACAGAATCCCAGGCAGAGAGGATGAGGACTATGACCTGGCCTACAAGCTGCCGGCCATTCTTTCAAATGCAGGCATCAAAGTAGGTTTGACGTATGAAACGCTTCATGGCTCAAGGAACCTGCCTTTCACAGCAGGAACAGTAGCAGCCTATGGCGGTATCAGCAAAGAGGAGGCATTGAAGATGATTACTTCTAACACTGCGCAGATACTGGGCATCGATGGCACGACGGGTACCTTGGAGAATGGCAAGGATGCCAATATCGTGGTGTCAGAAGGAGATATTCTCGACATGCGCACCAGCAAGGTGACCAGTGCCTTTATTATGGGCAAAGGCATCATATTGGATGGCAAGCAGCAAATGCTGTACGACCGCTTCAAGCGGAAGTATGAGTCGCAGAAATAGATCGCATCTGTGATGTGAGTGAAGAGGCTGTCTCAAAAGCCCGACAATCGGAGAGGAATGTCACATTGAGCCTGTCGAAATGCTTAGGAGCGTTTAACGCCAAGGTTTCGACAAGCTCAACCTGACAGTCGATTTGGGCTTTTGAGGCAGCCTCTTTTTATACTTGATTGTAAGAAATAAATTTTTTATTCACGAACAGCAACTATTTTTGCGCCCGTTCGTCATTGTGATATTATTATCATTTTGTTAAAATGTTGAAGTTCGTTTCCGCTGCTATCCTTTTTGCATCGTCCTGGTCTGTTGCCCCGGACAAAACTGATGTTGCCAAAGAAGCCGGCTTTAAGCAGGTGTATGCCAGGGAAAACATCACCCTTCACGAGCGGCCTATAGTTAACAGATATGGTGTTGATGTTCGGGAGGTGAAAGCGGTCTTTACTGCCAAAAGTAGTTCTGCGGTGGTGGTAGAGATGCTGAGAAATGCGGATAAGGGAATACAGTGGAATATTGGTGCCGGTGCCTACGACGTGCTCAACAACGAAAAACTGACCTGGGTCACTTATATAGAGTACGACCTGCCCTGGCCACTGAACGACCACGATGCAGTGCTACGCCACTCCCTTATTGAAAAGGGTAATATTATTGAGGTGGCTATTGAAAGTGTGGACGACGTCCTTCCTTTGAAGAAAGGCGCCGAAAGGATGGAACAGGTACAGGGAAAATGGACGATCCGATCTTTGGGGTTTGACGTAGTCGAAATCAGCTATCAGGTCAGCACCAAGCCAAGCGCCGTACCACGGCTTATCACAGATCCCATCGTTCACTATCAAATGACCAAGTCGATGAGTGCGCTTAGAGAGCTCCTTGAGCAGGCGTCCATCTAATTGGTCTATCCAATATATTTTACAGCCCGTCATTGTAAATATACAGTTCAGCATTTCTTTGTGGTATAGCTATTTTCTGTTGAGTTTCTTTGATGAAAAGGAAATACAATGGAAAAATTCATGCTCATTTCTCACGCCTCTGCTGGCGCAATGGTTTTACTCACGGGCCTGCTCAATTTCATCAATAAAAAGGGCGGGAAGCTCCATAAAAAGCTTGGAATCACCTACGTCCTTGGCATGGCGTGGATATTTGTCTCGGCTATTCTGATAATCACGTTCTACCGTTTCAGCGCCTTTTTGATGGTAGTGGGGGTGGTAAGCTTCTACGCCACTTTCACAGGCTATAGAGTAACCAAACGGAAGAAGATAGGGGAGCACACCTGGGTTGACCTGGGTGCTTCGGGACTTACTATGGCTTTTGGTATGGGATTGGTGGGCTACGGATTCTATGTGGGAAGCGTGGCTGGATTTGGAGTTCCTTTGGCCATCCTTAGTTACATTTTCGGTTTTTTTACCGCTTTCGCCGCCTACAGAGATTTGGCTTTTTTACTGAAGCCGAAGGAAGAGACCTACAAACTGTGGTGGTTGCGTCAGCACATAAGCGCCATTGGCGGGAGCTATATTGCAGCCATTACAGCTTTTGCAGTGCAAAACGGTGACCGTATCATGGGGGGCTCGCAGTATCAATGGCTGCTTTGGCTTATCCCGACCGTGATTTTTACGCCAGCGATCGTTTTCTTTCAACGAAAGCTTAAAACAAAGAAGGAACACATTACCGTATCTGCTGGGGCATAAATTGGAGGCTGCCTCAAGGCATTGACTATAAGCCAGTGGTAGAGACAGCCTCGCATTGTTTAAATCACGTTTGGCAGGTCAGCTACCAACTTCCACTTGCCTTCCCTGGTCAAAACCAGGAGCAGGGTAGAAACAAATGTCATCTTGCTGCCCTTAAAGCTCACCAGAGCGCTGGCAGTATTTCCGTTGATGGTCACATTGGAAATAGTTACCTCTCTTTTGTCTCCACCAAATTCTTTGTTTTTGATTTTGGCCAGGTAAACCTCTCGAGGCATAATTGCAACTCCTTCTGCTCCAAAGAGCCTGTTCATAACTACCCTGAAGTGGGTGTCCAGTACTTCTTCAAGGATAATCGGATCTTGATAGTCGGCCGCCGTTGCGAATTGCATGATCGTCTTTTTCACCTCTTCCACGTCAGTTTCCTGCGCCTGAGCAATACTAAATACCATAGTACCAAATACGGTCATCATAATGTTTGAAATGTTTGTGTTCATGATTAGAAATTGTTTGAGTTTTACAATTGAATTGTTGTTTGTGTTCGCATGACCGAATGATGCTGGAAGTCATCTTCAAGGCTAAAGGCCATTAATAGTGTGTAGTGTGTGCCTGGCTCTAAATTCTTGCGGTAGGCGTCAATTGCCTCTATAGGCAATGAGAACCTGATGACTGTCCCGTCTTCATTTTCCATGCCTTCAATAGCGTCGACCAATACGGGAGCTCCGAAAGTTTCAATGGGCCGATAGTCTCCTGGGTCGACAACAAAGTGTTCTTTCACTGTCGCCAAGTTGTTGGCTACCCTACCCATGATGAGGTAGGTGTTCTTCAATTGATCCGCCTCATTGAAGCCGATGGCTACCCACCCGATTGTTGGAGCTTTCATTTCGAAATGCACCCGGTTGTTCCTATGGGTCCAGCTAACTTCCAGTCCCTTTCTGCGAACAGTGTTGGGGGCGTTTGAAAGTCCGGAATCAAACAGCACGGCAGCAATACCGCAAAGAATACCTAACACTGTAATAATTAGTTTCATATATATCAATTATTGATATATCAATTATTTAGTCAAATTTTTTTATACCATATTCCCCTGGATTCTTAAAAGCATGTCCTTCAATTTACCGACCTCCTTTTTTGAGAACCCTTCCAGGCTTTTGGCCCGGTGACTTTGTACCATATCCATATGCTTATTGATGAATTTTTGGCCTTCTTTGGAAACAGTAATCATGTATTGCCTTCTGTTACCTTCTATAGCTTCCCTTTGAATAAGGCCTTTCTTTTCCAGTAAATCCAGCATTCTGGTAATGGAAGCCGGATCTTTGATTGATTTCTCGGCCAGGTCACGCTGCGAAAGACCTGGATCTGCTTCGATCACTTTTAGCAATACCCATTGGTCGACAGTGATGCCCGCACCTCTCTTGTCCAACTCCTTTTGCGAGTATTGCTTGGCCAGCTTGTTAGTTTGGTCGAGCATGAAGAGCACAACTTGCGACAAATCATCTTTCATTATTGATACATCAATTATTGATATTCAAATTTAGAGATGAT contains:
- a CDS encoding SRPBCC family protein; the protein is MLKFVSAAILFASSWSVAPDKTDVAKEAGFKQVYARENITLHERPIVNRYGVDVREVKAVFTAKSSSAVVVEMLRNADKGIQWNIGAGAYDVLNNEKLTWVTYIEYDLPWPLNDHDAVLRHSLIEKGNIIEVAIESVDDVLPLKKGAERMEQVQGKWTIRSLGFDVVEISYQVSTKPSAVPRLITDPIVHYQMTKSMSALRELLEQASI
- a CDS encoding DOMON domain-containing protein — its product is MKLIITVLGILCGIAAVLFDSGLSNAPNTVRRKGLEVSWTHRNNRVHFEMKAPTIGWVAIGFNEADQLKNTYLIMGRVANNLATVKEHFVVDPGDYRPIETFGAPVLVDAIEGMENEDGTVIRFSLPIEAIDAYRKNLEPGTHYTLLMAFSLEDDFQHHSVMRTQTTIQL
- a CDS encoding amidohydrolase family protein — protein: MKKLKYIIAACLLITAQAKAQVPEPVGPQEKPILLMNGTAHIGNGQVIENSFVTFENGKITNVGDATVVRLDMTKFEVINIAGKHVYPGLILPNTVLGLEDISSVRASIDSEEVGDLNPHVRSLVAYNTDSEVIATLRYNGILLAQSTPQGDLVTGTSSIMMLEGWNWEDAQYKADDAIHLNWPTKTFAPRWWMGETEPRKNPNYQSSIDKLEKFFADAKAYSEGQPAVTNQRLEAMKGLFTGAQKLFVHADRRVEIMEGIQFAKASGATSIVLVGGTDAGNCIDFLKDNNIPVLLTDVHRIPGREDEDYDLAYKLPAILSNAGIKVGLTYETLHGSRNLPFTAGTVAAYGGISKEEALKMITSNTAQILGIDGTTGTLENGKDANIVVSEGDILDMRTSKVTSAFIMGKGIILDGKQQMLYDRFKRKYESQK
- a CDS encoding amidohydrolase family protein; this encodes MKRLILLFMGVSMVLSQALAQENFPVNGAQDKRLNIYAFTNATVVVDYQTTLANATLLVKDGFVEAVGASVAIPKGAIVTDLGGKFIYPSIVDPYTSYGMPDVKRGRRSFMDPPQLDSDRKEAYGWNDAIKADFDGASEFTIDAKTAEKWRKQGFGTVLAFRPDGIVRGSATLVTLSDGPVNEVIVKERAAANYAFDKGSSTQNYPNSIMGYVALLRQTYYDAQWYTSPLNKVQTNVSLEAFNALQGLPQIFETDNKLRLLLADKVGDEFGVQYIIKGSGDEYQRINEVKATKASLIIPVNYPAAYDVDDPYDALNVSLSQLKHWELAPANAATVAKNGITFAFTASDLKDPADFLPNVRKAIKYGLSEQEALKAITYTPASLLKAADKVGSLKKGMLANFLITSGNLFDEKTAIYENWVQGNKYEVTDMNAPDYAGNYELSYSGSSYTLEISGKAGSQKAKVKVNDSTSVDAKTTIDGQNISLSFQPEKKKEGNIRLSGWLNGKNFKGDGQLENGDWIKWTATYQSAIEEKEKKEDGNSDKAPDLGKIMYPFVAFGNEELPTAKTYLIKGATVWTSEDAGKLESTDVLVQNGKIAQVGKGLSAPAGAVTIDGAGKHLTPGIIDEHTHIALSGVNEGSEAVTSEVRQEDAIDSEDSDIYRQLAGGVVAAQLLHGSANPIGGQSALIKFRWGAAPQDLLIKGADKYIKFALGENVKQSNRPPTSNIRFPQTRMGVEQVMADAFTRAGEYDKEWKAYNGLSAKAKATAVKPRKDLELDALAEILNKQRFVTCHSYVQPEINMMMKVAERFNFRVNTFTHILEGYKVADKMAEHGVGGGTFADWWQYKYEVREAIPYNAALMTMAGVTVAINSDDAEMARRLNQEAAKSIKYADMGELEAIKMVTINPAKLLHLDSRMGSIKVGKDADLVLWNEHPLSIYAKPEKTMVDGIVYFDIEKDAQMRDAIQDERARIIAKMKSAKASGAPTQRPSRQYKHRWDCEDEYLGDMIKASQED
- a CDS encoding MarR family winged helix-turn-helix transcriptional regulator — its product is MKDDLSQVVLFMLDQTNKLAKQYSQKELDKRGAGITVDQWVLLKVIEADPGLSQRDLAEKSIKDPASITRMLDLLEKKGLIQREAIEGNRRQYMITVSKEGQKFINKHMDMVQSHRAKSLEGFSKKEVGKLKDMLLRIQGNMV
- a CDS encoding nuclear transport factor 2 family protein, which codes for MNTNISNIMMTVFGTMVFSIAQAQETDVEEVKKTIMQFATAADYQDPIILEEVLDTHFRVVMNRLFGAEGVAIMPREVYLAKIKNKEFGGDKREVTISNVTINGNTASALVSFKGSKMTFVSTLLLVLTREGKWKLVADLPNVI